The following are from one region of the Actinopolyspora halophila DSM 43834 genome:
- a CDS encoding dihydroorotase — MNGDERPTEGSGGRVLLRSVRPYGTGDPVDLLTENGKIAAIGEDLDVEADEIVHAEGGVALPGFVDLHTHLREPGREDAETVESGSVAAALGGYTAVFAMANTDPVADNAIVVEHVRRRGAEVGLVDVHPVGAVTAGLSGTKLAEIGAMARSAAAVRVFSDDGHCVDDPLLMRRALEYTGAFGGVVAQHAQDPRLTPEAQAHEGGNAARLGLAGWPAPAEESVVARDCMLAGHTDGRLHVCHVSSAGTADFLRWWRSRDVRGSVSAEVTPHHLLLTDELLETYDPRYKVNPPLRTDDDVRSLREALASGVIDCVATDHAPHAEQDKDCEWSAARPGMLGLQTALSVLVRGMVRTGLLDWRGVARVLSEAPARIAGLADQGRPLEVGEPANIALVDPEGEWTVHGTELAGTAVNTPFEGMVLPARVFATISRGRLTALDGKVEPRGGRS, encoded by the coding sequence GTGAACGGTGACGAACGACCGACGGAGGGTTCCGGTGGGCGGGTGCTGCTGCGTTCGGTGCGGCCGTACGGCACCGGCGATCCGGTGGACCTGCTCACGGAGAACGGGAAGATCGCGGCGATCGGCGAGGACCTCGACGTCGAGGCGGACGAGATCGTCCACGCCGAGGGGGGCGTGGCCCTCCCCGGCTTCGTGGACCTGCACACCCACCTGCGCGAGCCGGGACGCGAGGACGCCGAGACCGTGGAGAGCGGTTCGGTCGCGGCGGCGCTCGGCGGTTACACCGCGGTGTTCGCGATGGCCAACACCGACCCGGTGGCCGACAACGCGATCGTCGTCGAACACGTCCGACGGCGCGGGGCCGAGGTCGGCCTGGTCGACGTGCACCCGGTCGGGGCGGTAACGGCCGGGCTGAGCGGTACGAAGCTGGCCGAGATCGGCGCGATGGCCCGCTCGGCCGCCGCGGTGCGCGTGTTCTCCGACGACGGCCACTGCGTGGACGACCCGCTGCTGATGCGGCGGGCCCTGGAGTACACCGGCGCTTTCGGCGGTGTGGTCGCCCAGCACGCCCAGGACCCGCGGCTCACCCCCGAGGCCCAGGCCCACGAGGGCGGCAACGCCGCGCGGCTCGGGTTGGCGGGCTGGCCCGCCCCGGCAGAGGAGTCCGTGGTGGCCAGGGACTGCATGCTCGCCGGACACACGGACGGCAGGCTGCACGTGTGCCACGTGTCCAGCGCGGGCACGGCGGACTTCCTGCGCTGGTGGCGTTCCCGCGACGTGCGGGGAAGCGTCTCGGCCGAGGTGACTCCGCACCACCTGCTGCTCACCGACGAGCTGCTGGAGACCTACGATCCGCGCTACAAGGTCAATCCGCCGCTGCGCACCGATGACGACGTGCGGAGCCTGCGCGAGGCCCTGGCTTCCGGCGTGATCGACTGCGTGGCCACCGACCACGCTCCGCACGCCGAGCAGGACAAGGACTGCGAGTGGTCCGCCGCGCGCCCCGGGATGCTCGGACTGCAAACCGCGCTCTCGGTGCTGGTCCGCGGCATGGTCCGCACCGGGCTGCTGGACTGGCGGGGCGTCGCGCGGGTGCTGAGCGAGGCCCCCGCCCGCATCGCGGGCCTGGCCGACCAGGGACGACCCCTCGAGGTCGGGGAACCGGCCAACATCGCGCTGGTGGACCCGGAAGGCGAGTGGACCGTGCACGGGACGGAACTGGCCGGTACCGCGGTCAATACTCCCTTCGAGGGAATGGTGCTGCCCGCCAGGGTGTTCGCGACGATCTCGCGCGGACGCCTCACCGCGCTGGACGGCAAGGTGGAACCACGTGGAGGTCGATCCTGA
- the efp gene encoding elongation factor P, whose translation MATTNDLKNGIVLNIDGQLWTVTSFQHVKPGKGSAFVRTTLKNVLSGKVVDKTFNAGVKVETANVDRSVVTYLYNDGVDYVFMEPVTYDQISVSPETVGDVAGYMLENSSVTLARHEGEPLYVELPTSVELRIAHTDPGVQGDRSTGGSKPAELETGATVQVPLFIESGEKIKVDPRDGRYLGRVK comes from the coding sequence GTGGCCACCACGAACGACCTGAAGAACGGAATCGTGCTCAACATCGACGGCCAGCTCTGGACCGTCACCAGTTTCCAACACGTGAAGCCGGGCAAGGGCAGCGCTTTCGTGCGCACCACCCTGAAGAACGTGCTCTCCGGCAAGGTCGTGGACAAGACCTTCAACGCCGGTGTCAAAGTGGAAACCGCGAATGTCGACCGCAGTGTGGTGACCTATCTCTACAACGACGGTGTCGACTACGTGTTCATGGAACCCGTTACCTACGACCAGATCAGCGTCTCGCCGGAGACGGTGGGCGACGTCGCCGGATACATGCTGGAGAACAGCTCCGTGACGCTGGCCCGCCACGAGGGTGAACCGCTCTACGTGGAACTGCCCACTTCCGTCGAGCTGCGCATCGCGCACACCGATCCCGGGGTGCAGGGGGACCGCTCCACCGGGGGAAGCAAGCCCGCGGAGCTCGAGACGGGAGCCACCGTCCAGGTGCCGCTGTTCATCGAGTCCGGCGAGAAGATCAAGGTGGATCCGCGGGACGGTCGCTACCTGGGGCGTGTCAAGTGA
- a CDS encoding aspartate carbamoyltransferase catalytic subunit, which translates to MRHLLTAERLDAETATAVLDTADALKQTLLGREVRKLPTLRGRTVITMFYENSTRTRVSFEVAGKWMSADVINVSASGSSTSKGESLRDTARTLSAAGADCVILRHRASGAPHRIAEWLDPTGTKVVNAGDGMHEHPTQALLDAATLRERLGSISGRRIGIVGDLLHSRVARSNAHLLRTLDAEVVLVAPPTLVPEGTENWGVTVTHDLDAQLPGLDAVMALRVQAERMHGGFFPTEREYSIGYGLNPTRTAKLPEHAVVLHPGPMLRGMEIAPQVADSPRAAVEQQVRNGVHVRMAVLYHLLAGEENAA; encoded by the coding sequence ATGCGGCACCTGCTCACGGCCGAGCGGCTCGACGCGGAGACCGCGACCGCCGTGCTCGACACCGCCGACGCGCTCAAACAGACCCTGCTGGGCAGGGAGGTGCGCAAACTGCCGACCCTGCGCGGGCGCACCGTGATCACGATGTTCTACGAGAACTCCACGCGCACCAGGGTTTCCTTCGAGGTGGCGGGCAAGTGGATGAGCGCGGACGTGATCAACGTCTCCGCCTCCGGCTCGTCCACGAGCAAGGGGGAGTCCCTGCGGGACACCGCGCGCACCCTGTCCGCCGCCGGAGCGGACTGCGTGATCCTGCGGCACCGGGCCTCCGGCGCCCCGCACCGGATCGCCGAGTGGTTGGATCCGACCGGGACCAAGGTCGTCAACGCGGGCGACGGGATGCACGAGCACCCGACCCAGGCGCTGCTGGACGCGGCGACCCTGCGCGAGCGGCTCGGATCGATATCCGGCCGCCGGATCGGCATCGTCGGCGACCTGCTGCACAGCAGGGTGGCCCGCTCCAACGCGCACCTGCTGCGGACCCTCGACGCGGAGGTGGTGCTGGTGGCACCGCCGACACTGGTTCCAGAGGGGACGGAGAACTGGGGTGTCACGGTCACGCACGACCTCGACGCCCAGTTGCCGGGGTTGGACGCAGTGATGGCGCTGCGCGTGCAGGCGGAGCGGATGCACGGCGGGTTCTTCCCCACGGAGCGGGAGTACTCGATCGGCTACGGCCTCAATCCCACCCGCACGGCGAAGTTGCCCGAACACGCGGTCGTGCTGCACCCCGGCCCGATGCTGCGCGGCATGGAGATCGCGCCACAGGTCGCCGACTCGCCGCGCGCGGCCGTCGAACAGCAGGTGCGCAACGGGGTGCACGTGCGGATGGCGGTGCTGTACCACCTGTTGGCCGGAGAGGAGAACGCGGCGTGA
- the pyrR gene encoding bifunctional pyr operon transcriptional regulator/uracil phosphoribosyltransferase PyrR: MASRQSADATAPAGQRELLSTGDVARTVARMAHQIIEKTALDSGGDHVVLLGVPTRGAPLARRVAERIATFTGVRPPSGALDITLYRDDLRQQPNRPLEASDVPVEGVDGALVVLVDDVLFSGRTVRSALDALRDQGRPRAVQLAVLVDRGHRELPIRADYVGKNVPTSRSEDVAVRLTEVDGTDAVLLRRPESAAEPAAGDSRPSEKPDHPDGTSSGATGSAGEEQ; the protein is encoded by the coding sequence GTGGCGTCACGCCAATCGGCGGACGCGACGGCCCCGGCCGGGCAACGTGAATTGCTTTCGACCGGTGACGTCGCGCGCACTGTCGCCCGAATGGCCCATCAAATCATCGAAAAGACCGCGCTCGACAGTGGTGGTGACCACGTCGTTCTGCTCGGTGTTCCCACCCGGGGCGCTCCACTCGCCCGGCGGGTCGCGGAACGCATCGCCACTTTCACCGGTGTGCGCCCGCCCTCCGGAGCGTTGGACATCACCCTGTACCGCGACGATCTGCGTCAGCAACCGAATCGTCCGCTAGAGGCCAGCGACGTCCCCGTGGAAGGGGTGGACGGTGCGCTGGTCGTGCTGGTCGACGACGTGCTGTTCTCGGGACGTACGGTTCGTTCGGCGCTGGACGCGCTGCGCGACCAGGGACGTCCGCGAGCCGTCCAGCTGGCCGTGCTGGTGGACCGCGGGCACCGTGAGCTGCCCATCCGGGCCGACTACGTGGGCAAGAACGTGCCCACCTCCCGGAGCGAGGACGTCGCGGTACGCCTGACCGAGGTGGACGGCACCGACGCCGTGCTGCTCCGGCGCCCGGAGTCCGCCGCCGAACCCGCGGCGGGCGATTCCCGTCCCAGCGAAAAGCCCGACCACCCGGACGGCACGAGTTCCGGTGCCACCGGTTCGGCCGGAGAGGAACAGTGA
- a CDS encoding aminopeptidase P family protein, protein MPETHVQRRDALRAHLRDSEVDAMLVTDLLNIRYLTGFTGSNAALLLHAADSAEAERNTVFCTDGRYQTQASEQVPELEHVIDRASAQRLAERVESSVGSYRRVGFESQHVTVDGRDALEHAAPSTELVRTPGRVERERLVKDEGEIEALRTACAAADRALAELIEHGGLRPGRTELEVARELESRMLDNGATGPSFETIVATGANSAVPHHRPTSTRLTAGDFVKMDFGALVDGYHSDMTRTVVLGEPASWQREVYDLVATAQAAGREAIRAGADVRDVDSAARDVITEAGYGERFLHGLGHGVGLEIHEAPALSQRGEGTIGAGMAVTAEPGVYLPGWGGVRIEDTLVARADTPELLTLTTKELVVA, encoded by the coding sequence ATGCCCGAAACGCACGTACAACGCCGGGATGCCCTGCGTGCCCACCTGCGCGACAGCGAGGTGGACGCGATGCTGGTGACCGACCTGCTCAACATCAGGTACCTCACCGGATTCACGGGATCCAACGCGGCTCTGCTGCTGCACGCCGCCGACTCGGCCGAGGCCGAGCGGAACACGGTGTTCTGCACCGACGGCCGTTACCAGACCCAGGCCTCCGAGCAGGTGCCCGAGCTGGAGCACGTCATCGACAGGGCCAGCGCGCAGCGGCTCGCCGAACGCGTCGAGTCCAGTGTCGGTTCGTACCGCCGTGTCGGCTTCGAGAGCCAGCACGTCACGGTGGACGGCAGGGACGCCCTGGAGCACGCGGCACCGTCGACTGAGCTGGTCCGAACTCCCGGTCGGGTCGAGCGGGAGCGCCTGGTCAAGGACGAGGGCGAGATCGAAGCGCTGCGGACGGCCTGTGCGGCAGCGGATCGGGCACTCGCGGAGCTGATCGAGCACGGGGGGCTGCGTCCGGGGCGCACCGAGCTGGAAGTGGCCCGGGAACTCGAGAGCCGGATGCTGGACAACGGCGCCACGGGGCCGTCCTTCGAGACGATCGTGGCCACCGGTGCGAACTCGGCCGTGCCGCATCACCGGCCGACATCGACCCGGCTGACCGCGGGCGACTTCGTGAAGATGGACTTCGGAGCGCTCGTCGACGGGTACCACTCGGACATGACGCGTACCGTCGTGCTCGGTGAGCCCGCGAGCTGGCAACGCGAGGTCTACGATCTCGTGGCGACCGCGCAAGCGGCCGGGCGCGAGGCCATCCGGGCCGGCGCCGACGTGCGCGACGTCGATTCGGCTGCACGTGACGTGATCACCGAGGCGGGGTACGGCGAACGGTTCCTGCACGGTCTCGGCCACGGGGTTGGCCTGGAGATCCACGAGGCACCGGCCTTGTCCCAAAGAGGAGAAGGTACCATCGGGGCCGGAATGGCGGTCACCGCCGAGCCCGGTGTGTATCTGCCGGGGTGGGGCGGCGTCCGCATCGAGGACACGCTGGTCGCGCGTGCGGACACGCCGGAGTTGCTCACCTTGACGACGAAGGAACTCGTCGTTGCCTAG
- a CDS encoding transcriptional regulator produces the protein MGDYAKALGSKLRAIRQQQGLSLHGVEQKSGGRWKAVVVGSYERGDRAVTVQKLAELADFYGVPVAELLPEGRVPSTAEPATKVVINLERLQQLPAEKVGPLARYAATIQSQRGDYNGKVLSIRTEDLRSLAIIYDMSPGELTEQLIDWGVLPPEARPSHEE, from the coding sequence ATGGGCGACTACGCCAAGGCGCTGGGCAGCAAGCTCCGCGCTATCCGCCAGCAGCAGGGTCTTTCGCTGCACGGCGTCGAGCAGAAGTCAGGCGGGCGGTGGAAGGCCGTGGTCGTCGGGTCTTATGAACGAGGTGACCGCGCGGTCACCGTGCAGAAACTCGCCGAACTGGCCGACTTCTACGGAGTTCCGGTAGCCGAACTACTTCCGGAAGGCCGTGTCCCCTCCACCGCGGAGCCCGCGACGAAGGTCGTCATCAATCTGGAGCGGCTGCAGCAGCTCCCCGCCGAAAAGGTCGGGCCGTTGGCGCGCTACGCGGCCACGATCCAGAGTCAGCGGGGTGACTACAACGGCAAGGTCCTGTCCATCCGGACCGAGGACCTGCGTTCCCTGGCCATCATCTACGACATGTCACCGGGCGAACTCACCGAGCAGCTCATCGACTGGGGAGTCCTTCCTCCGGAAGCCCGCCCGTCGCACGAGGAGTGA